From one Cyprinus carpio isolate SPL01 chromosome B3, ASM1834038v1, whole genome shotgun sequence genomic stretch:
- the LOC109057647 gene encoding E3 ubiquitin-protein ligase SMURF2-like: MSNQGVRRNGPVKLRLTVLCAKNLVKKDFFRLPDPFAKVVVDGSGQCHSTDTVRNTLDPKWNQHYDLYIGKSDSITISVWNHKKIHKKQGAGFLGCVRLLSNSINRLKDTGYQRLDLNKLGPNDSDTVRGQIVVSLQSRDRIGTGGPVVDCSRLFDNDLPDGWEERRTASGRIQYLNHITRSTQWERPTRPASEYSSPGRPLSCLVDENTPIMTPNGAAGVPVDDPRLQERRVRSQRHRNYMSRTHLHTPPDLPEGYEQRTTQQGQVYFLHTQTGVSTWHDPRVPRDLSNVNCEELGPLPPGWEIRNTATGRVYFVDHNNRTTQFTDPRLSANLHLVLNPSPNGSRGAVEAQSSRPGQLKEQAQSVMSPGNLPEDPECLTVPKYKRDLVQKLKILRQELSQQQPQAGHCRIEVSREEIFEESYRQVMKMRPKDLWKRLMVKFRGEEGLDYGGVAREWLYLLSHEMLNPYYGLFQYSRDDIYTLQINPDSAVNPEHLSYFHFVGRIMGMAVFHGHYIDGGFTLPFYKQLLGKPITLDDMESVDPDLHNSLVWILENDITGVLDHTFCVEHNAYGEIIQHELKPNGKSIPVTQDTKKEYVRLYVNWRFLRGIEAQFLALQKGFNEVIPQHLLKAFDEKELELIVCGLGKIDINDWKSNTRLKHCTADSNIVKWFWRAVESYDEERRARLLQFVTGSSRVPLQGFKALQGAAGPRLFTIHQIDASTNNLPKAHTCFNRIDIPPYESYDKLYDKLLTAIEETCGFAVE; encoded by the exons GTATATCGGGAAGTCGGACTCCATCACCATCAGTGTGTGGAACCATAAAAAGATCCATAAGAAACAGGGAGCTGGATTCCTGGGATGTGTACGACTCCTCTCCAACTCTATTAACCGACTCAAGGACACaggct ATCAGCGTTTGGACCTGAACAAGTTAGGGCCCAATGACAGCGATACCGTGAGGGGACAGATAGTAG TTAGTCTTCAGTCCAGGGACAGGATAGGCACCGGAGGGCCAGTCGTGGACTGCAGTCGTCTGTTTGACAACGATCTGCCTGATGG CTGGGAGGAGAGGAGAACTGCATCTGGCCGGATCCAGTATCTCAATCATATCACACGCAGCACCCAATGGGAGAGACCTACCAG GCCTGCGTCTGAGTACTCGAGCCCCGGCCGGCCGCTCAGCTGCCTGGTGGATGAGAACACGCCCATCATGACGCCCAACGGGGCAGCGGGTGTACCTGTGGATGACCCCCGGCTGCAGGAGCGGAGGGTTCGCTCTCAGAGACACAGAAACTACATGAGCAGGACTCACCTACACACACCGCCCGACCTGCCCGAGGGATACG AACAAAGGACCACGCAGCAGGGTCAGGTGTACTTCCTGCACACGCAGACGGGCGTCAGCACATGGCACGACCCCAGAGTGCCCAG GGATCTCAGTAATGTGAATTGTGAGGAGTTGGGCCCGTTGCCTCCAGGCTGGGAGATTAGAAACACAGCCACCGGACGAGTGTACTTTGTGGACCACAACAACCGGACCACACAATTCACAGACCCGCGCCTCTCCGCTAACCTGCACCTCGTCCTAAA TCCCAGTCCGAATGGCTCCCGTGGTGCCGTTGAGGCTCAGAGCAG TCGTCCCGGACAGCTGAAGGAGCAGGCTCAGTCTGTCATGTCTCCCGGAAATCTCCCCGAGGACCCTGAATGTCTCACGGTGCCCAAGTACAAGCGAGATCTGGTGCAGAAACTGAAAATCCTGCGGCAGGAGCTGTCCCAGCAGCAGCCGCAGGCGGGACACTGCCGTATCGAGGTCTCGCGTGAGGAGATCTTTGAG GAGTCATACCGGCAGGTGATGAAGATGAGGCCGAAGGACCTGTGGAAGAGGTTGATGGTCAAGTTCAGAGGAGAGGAGGGTCTCGACTATGGTGGAGTCGCTAG GGAGTGGTTGTACTTGCTGTCGCATGAGATGTTAAATCCATACTACGGACTGTTCCAGTATTCACGAGATGACATCTACACGCTACAGATCAACCCGGACTCTGCCGTCAATCCG gaGCATTTGTCTTATTTCCACTTTGTGGGGAGGATTATGGGAATGGCTGTTTTCCACGGGCACTACATAGACGGAGGCTTCACTCTGCCCTTCTACAAGCAGTTGCTGGGGAAACCCATCACTCTGGACGACATGGAGTCAGTGGATCCAGATCTCCACAACAGCCTCGTCTGGATCCT AGAGAATGACATCACTGGGGTGTTGGACCACACGTTCTGTGTCGAACACAATGCATATGGAGAGATCATTCAACACGAGCTCAAACCCAATGGCAAGAGCATCCCTGTCACCCAGGACACCAAGAAGGAGTATGTGAG GCTGTATGTGAACTGGCGGTTCCTGAGGGGCATCGAGGCTCAGTTTCTGGCCCTGCAGAAAGGCTTTAATGAGGTCATCCCACAACACCTACTCAAGGCGTTTGATGAGAAAGAGTTGGAG CTTATTGTGTGTGGACTCGGGAAGATCGACATCAACGACTGGAAGTCAAACACCCGTCTGAAGCACTGCACGGCTGACAGTAACATCGTGAAGTGGTTCTGGCGGGCCGTGGAGTCGTATGATGAGGAGAGGAGAGCCAGACTGCTGCAGTTCGTCACCGGCTCCTCCAGAGTCCCACTGCAAGGATTCAAAGCCCTGCAAG GTGCTGCTGGACCACGTCTCTTCACCATCCATCAGATCGACGCCAGCACCAACAACCTGCCCAAAGCACACACTTG CTTCAACCGCATCGACATTCCTCCGTACGAGAGCTACGACAAACTCTACGACAAGCTGCTGACGGCCATCGAGGAGACCTGCGGCTTCGCTGTGGAATGA
- the LOC109049413 gene encoding probable ATP-dependent RNA helicase DDX5 isoform X2 → MPGYSDRDRGRDRGYSSGPPRFGGSRGGPPQGKKFGNPGDRLRKKHWNLDELPKFEKNFYQEHPDVARRTAQEVEHYRRSKEITVKGRDGPKPIVKFHEANFPNYVMDVISKQNWTDPTPIQAQGWPVALSGKDMVGIAQTGSGKTLSYLLPGIVHINHQPFLERGDGPICLVLAPTRELAQQVQQVAAEYGKASRLKSTCIYGGAPKGPQIRDLERGVEICIATPGRLIDFLEVGKTNLRRCTYLVLDEADRMLDMGFEPQIRKIVDQIRPDRQTLMWSATWPKEVRQLAEDFLKDYVQINVGALQLSANHNILQIVDVCNDGEKEDKLMRLLEEIMSEKENKTIIFVETKKRCDDLTRRMRRDGWPAMGIHGDKSQQERDWVLNEFKYGKAPILIATDVASRGLDVEDVKFVINYDYPNNSEDYIHRIGRTARSQKTGTAYTFFTPNNMKQAHDLVSVLREANQAINPKLIQMAEDRGGKSNWSFQGWSRWRV, encoded by the exons ATGCCTGGATATTCAGACAGAGACCGCGGTCGCGACAGAGG TTACAGCAGTGGCCCCCCACGCTTTGGAGGCAGCAGAGGCGGACCTCCCCAGGGCAAGAAGTTTGGGAATCCTGGTGACCGTCTGCGGAAAAAACACTGGAACCTGGATGAGCTCCCCAAGTTTGAGAAGAACTTCTACCAGGAGCATCCTGACGTTGCTCGGAGGACGGCT CAAGAAGTTGAACACTACAGGAGAAGCAAGGAGATCACAGTGAAGGGTCGAGACGGTCCCAAACCCATTGTGAAGTTCCATGAAGCTAACTTTCCAA actaCGTGATGGATGTTATCAGTAAACAGAACTGGACCGATCCAACTCCCATCCAAGCTCAGGGGTGGCCAGTTGCACTGAGTGGCAAAGATATGGTCGGCATTGCACAGACCGGCTCTGGAAAAACTCTCTCA tatcTGCTTCCTGGTATTGTTCACATAAACCACCAACCATTCCTTGAGCGTGGAGACGGTCCCATT TGCTTGGTGTTGGCTCCCACCCGTGAATTGGCGCAGCAGGTCCAGCAGGTGGCGGCAGAGTACGGCAAAGCTTCTCGTCTCAAGTCCACCTGCATCTATGGAGGTGCTCCCAAAGGACCACAGATCCGGGACCTGGAAAGGG GTGTCGAGATTTGCATCGCCACACCTGGAAGACTTATCGATTTCCTTGAAGTTGGAAAGACAAATCTGCGCAGATGCACATATCTTGTGCTTGACGAAGCTGACAGGATGCTTGACATGGGATTTGAACCTCAGATCCGAAAAATCGTGGACCAAATTAga CCGGACCGACAGACTCTCATGTGGAGCGCTACGTGGCCCAAAGAGGTGAGGCAGCTGGCTGAGGACTTCCTGAAGGACTATGTACAGATCAACGTTGGTGCTCTGCAGCTCAGTGCCAACCACAACATCCTACAGATTGTCGACGTTTGCAACGATGGTGAAAAGGAAGACAA ACTGATGCGCCTGCTGGAGGAAATCATGAGCGAGAAGGAGAACAAGACCATTATTTTTGTGGAGACCAAGAAAAGGTGTGACGATCTCACCAGGAGGATGCGCAGGGATGG GTGGCCAGCAATGGGCATCCATGGAGACAAGAGCCAGCAGGAAAGAGACTGGGTGCTCAATG AATTCAAATACGGCAAAGCGCCCATCCTCATTGCCACAGATGTTGCCTCCAGAGGACTAG ATGTGGAGGACGTCAAATTTGTCATTAACTATGACTACCCCAACAATTCCGAGGACTACATTCACCGCATTGGCCGTACGGCTCGCAGTCAGAAAACCGGCACGGCCTACACTTTCTTTACGCCCAACAACATGAAACAGGCTCACGACCTCGTCTCTGTCCTCCGCGAGGCCAACCAAGCCATAAACCCCAAGCTCATCCAGATGGCTGAAGACAGAGGAGGTAAATCCAATTG GTCGTTCCAGGGGTGGTCGAGGTGGAGGGTATAG
- the LOC109049413 gene encoding probable ATP-dependent RNA helicase DDX5 isoform X1: protein MPGYSDRDRGRDRGYSSGPPRFGGSRGGPPQGKKFGNPGDRLRKKHWNLDELPKFEKNFYQEHPDVARRTAQEVEHYRRSKEITVKGRDGPKPIVKFHEANFPNYVMDVISKQNWTDPTPIQAQGWPVALSGKDMVGIAQTGSGKTLSYLLPGIVHINHQPFLERGDGPICLVLAPTRELAQQVQQVAAEYGKASRLKSTCIYGGAPKGPQIRDLERGVEICIATPGRLIDFLEVGKTNLRRCTYLVLDEADRMLDMGFEPQIRKIVDQIRPDRQTLMWSATWPKEVRQLAEDFLKDYVQINVGALQLSANHNILQIVDVCNDGEKEDKLMRLLEEIMSEKENKTIIFVETKKRCDDLTRRMRRDGWPAMGIHGDKSQQERDWVLNEFKYGKAPILIATDVASRGLDVEDVKFVINYDYPNNSEDYIHRIGRTARSQKTGTAYTFFTPNNMKQAHDLVSVLREANQAINPKLIQMAEDRGGRSRGGRGGGYRDDRRDRHSGGRRDFNSYGQDNRNGDSYGQKKVFGNKTQNGSSGYNSSSSSSFSGGYSNNGQGNFGNQSGGYGNQGYQNQQFAPNQGAVQNGMNHPPPFPFNPQQMPQSMPFPMAPPTFPQ from the exons ATGCCTGGATATTCAGACAGAGACCGCGGTCGCGACAGAGG TTACAGCAGTGGCCCCCCACGCTTTGGAGGCAGCAGAGGCGGACCTCCCCAGGGCAAGAAGTTTGGGAATCCTGGTGACCGTCTGCGGAAAAAACACTGGAACCTGGATGAGCTCCCCAAGTTTGAGAAGAACTTCTACCAGGAGCATCCTGACGTTGCTCGGAGGACGGCT CAAGAAGTTGAACACTACAGGAGAAGCAAGGAGATCACAGTGAAGGGTCGAGACGGTCCCAAACCCATTGTGAAGTTCCATGAAGCTAACTTTCCAA actaCGTGATGGATGTTATCAGTAAACAGAACTGGACCGATCCAACTCCCATCCAAGCTCAGGGGTGGCCAGTTGCACTGAGTGGCAAAGATATGGTCGGCATTGCACAGACCGGCTCTGGAAAAACTCTCTCA tatcTGCTTCCTGGTATTGTTCACATAAACCACCAACCATTCCTTGAGCGTGGAGACGGTCCCATT TGCTTGGTGTTGGCTCCCACCCGTGAATTGGCGCAGCAGGTCCAGCAGGTGGCGGCAGAGTACGGCAAAGCTTCTCGTCTCAAGTCCACCTGCATCTATGGAGGTGCTCCCAAAGGACCACAGATCCGGGACCTGGAAAGGG GTGTCGAGATTTGCATCGCCACACCTGGAAGACTTATCGATTTCCTTGAAGTTGGAAAGACAAATCTGCGCAGATGCACATATCTTGTGCTTGACGAAGCTGACAGGATGCTTGACATGGGATTTGAACCTCAGATCCGAAAAATCGTGGACCAAATTAga CCGGACCGACAGACTCTCATGTGGAGCGCTACGTGGCCCAAAGAGGTGAGGCAGCTGGCTGAGGACTTCCTGAAGGACTATGTACAGATCAACGTTGGTGCTCTGCAGCTCAGTGCCAACCACAACATCCTACAGATTGTCGACGTTTGCAACGATGGTGAAAAGGAAGACAA ACTGATGCGCCTGCTGGAGGAAATCATGAGCGAGAAGGAGAACAAGACCATTATTTTTGTGGAGACCAAGAAAAGGTGTGACGATCTCACCAGGAGGATGCGCAGGGATGG GTGGCCAGCAATGGGCATCCATGGAGACAAGAGCCAGCAGGAAAGAGACTGGGTGCTCAATG AATTCAAATACGGCAAAGCGCCCATCCTCATTGCCACAGATGTTGCCTCCAGAGGACTAG ATGTGGAGGACGTCAAATTTGTCATTAACTATGACTACCCCAACAATTCCGAGGACTACATTCACCGCATTGGCCGTACGGCTCGCAGTCAGAAAACCGGCACGGCCTACACTTTCTTTACGCCCAACAACATGAAACAGGCTCACGACCTCGTCTCTGTCCTCCGCGAGGCCAACCAAGCCATAAACCCCAAGCTCATCCAGATGGCTGAAGACAGAGGAG GTCGTTCCAGGGGTGGTCGAGGTGGAGGGTATAGGGATGACCGCCGGGATCGCCACTCTGGCGGCAGGCGGGACTTCAACAGCTACGGCCAGGATAACCGCAACGGTGACTCTTACGGGCAGAAGAAGGTGTTTGGAAACAAAACTCAAAACGGATCTAGCGGTTACAATAGCAGCAGCAGTAGCAGCTTTAGCGGGGGTTATAGCAATAACGGACAGGGTAACTTCGGCAATCAGTCTGGTGGGTACGGAAACCAAGGCTATCAGAACCAGCAGTTTGCTCCCAACCAAGGGGCCGTCCAGAACGGCATGAACCACCCTCCACCATTCCCCTTCAACCCCCAACAGATGCCACAGTCCATGCCGTTCCCCATGGCTCCTCCCACATTCCCTCAGTAA